The proteins below are encoded in one region of Streptomyces sp. NBC_00490:
- a CDS encoding ferritin-like fold-containing protein, protein MTTPDNTSDASPEPTGVAAQDWAKASAEPQYRAAVVDLLGALAYGELAAFERLAEDAKLAPTLADKAELAKMASAEFHHYEKLRDRLTEIGAEPTAAMEPFVAALDGFHRQTAPSDWLEGLVKAYVGDSIASDFYREVAARLDSDSRELVLAVLDDTGHAGFAVEKVRAAIDADPRVGGRLALWARRLMGEALSQSQRVVADRDALSTMLVGGVADGFDLAEVGRMFSRITEAHTKRMAALGLAA, encoded by the coding sequence ATGACGACGCCTGACAACACCTCCGACGCTTCTCCCGAACCCACCGGAGTCGCCGCCCAGGACTGGGCGAAGGCCTCCGCCGAACCGCAGTACCGGGCCGCTGTCGTGGACCTGCTCGGCGCGCTCGCGTACGGGGAGCTGGCGGCGTTCGAGCGGCTCGCGGAGGACGCCAAGCTGGCGCCGACGCTCGCGGACAAGGCGGAGCTGGCCAAGATGGCGTCGGCGGAGTTCCACCACTACGAGAAGCTGCGCGACCGGCTGACCGAGATCGGTGCGGAGCCCACGGCGGCCATGGAGCCGTTCGTCGCCGCGCTGGACGGCTTCCACCGGCAGACGGCGCCCTCGGACTGGCTGGAGGGGCTCGTCAAGGCCTACGTGGGCGACTCGATCGCCAGTGACTTCTACCGGGAGGTCGCGGCACGGCTGGACTCGGACAGCCGTGAGCTGGTGCTGGCGGTACTGGACGACACCGGGCACGCCGGGTTCGCCGTGGAGAAGGTGCGGGCGGCCATCGACGCCGATCCTCGCGTGGGCGGACGTCTCGCTCTGTGGGCGCGGCGTCTCATGGGAGAGGCCCTGTCGCAGTCGCAGCGGGTCGTCGCGGACCGGGACGCGCTGTCGACGATGCTCGTGGGCGGGGTTGCCGACGGGTTCGATCTGGCCGAGGTCGGGCGGATGTTCTCGCGGATCACCGAGGCGCACACGAAGCGGATGGCCGCGCTGGGCTTGGCGGCCTAG
- a CDS encoding DUF3107 domain-containing protein, with product MEVKIGVQHAPREIVLESGQSAEEVERVVAEALAGKSQLLSLTDEHGRKILVPAERLAYVELGEPAPRKVGFGAL from the coding sequence GTGGAGGTCAAGATCGGCGTGCAGCACGCGCCCCGCGAGATCGTTCTGGAGAGCGGTCAGAGTGCCGAGGAGGTCGAGCGCGTGGTGGCCGAGGCACTGGCCGGAAAGTCGCAGCTGCTGAGCCTCACGGACGAGCACGGCCGCAAGATCCTGGTCCCGGCGGAACGCCTGGCCTACGTGGAGCTCGGCGAGCCGGCCCCGCGCAAGGTGGGCTTCGGCGCGCTGTAG
- a CDS encoding TetR/AcrR family transcriptional regulator, giving the protein MTAIEQTEAARPRGTRLPRRARRNQLLGAAQEVFVAQGYHSAAMDDIAERAGVSKPVLYQHFPGKLDLYLALLDQHCESLIQSVRHALASTSDNKQRVRATMDAYFAYVEDDGGAFRLVFESDLTNEPAVRERVDKVTNECAEAICDVIAEDTGLSRAESMLLASGLGGLAQVVARSWLHSDRSVPRDQAVQLLTSLAWRGIAGFPLHGIDHH; this is encoded by the coding sequence GTGACAGCCATCGAGCAGACAGAGGCGGCACGCCCTCGAGGTACGCGCCTGCCGCGCCGTGCCCGACGGAATCAGTTGCTGGGCGCCGCACAGGAAGTCTTCGTGGCGCAGGGCTACCACTCGGCCGCGATGGACGACATCGCCGAGCGGGCCGGGGTCAGCAAGCCGGTGCTCTACCAGCACTTCCCGGGCAAGCTCGACCTGTATCTCGCACTGCTGGACCAGCACTGCGAGTCCCTGATCCAGTCCGTCCGGCACGCGCTCGCCTCGACGAGCGACAACAAGCAGCGCGTACGGGCGACCATGGACGCCTATTTCGCGTACGTCGAGGACGACGGCGGCGCGTTCCGTCTGGTCTTCGAGTCGGACCTGACCAACGAGCCCGCCGTGCGCGAGCGCGTCGACAAGGTCACGAACGAGTGCGCCGAGGCGATCTGCGACGTCATCGCCGAGGACACCGGCCTCTCGCGCGCGGAGTCGATGCTGCTGGCCTCGGGCCTGGGCGGTCTCGCGCAGGTCGTGGCCCGCTCCTGGCTGCACAGCGACCGCAGTGTGCCGCGCGATCAGGCGGTGCAGCTGCTGACGTCCCTGGCGTGGCGGGGGATCGCCGGTTTCCCGCTGCACGGCATCGATCACCACTGA
- a CDS encoding alpha/beta fold hydrolase, with product MSSTELPSVPAANVLPKVTPVRVAEGERLRSVGLPGITLSVRSRPPAREGLPPALYVHGLGGSSQNWSALMLELEGVLDGEAVDLPGFGDSPPPDDGDYSITAHARAVIRFLDASGRGPVHLFGNSLGGAVSTRVAAVRPDLVRTLTLVSPALPEIRVQRSAVPTALLAVPGVAALFTRLSRDWTAEQRVRGVTALCYGDPTRVSPEGFRHAVEEMERRQQLPYFWDAMTRSARGLVNAYTLGGQHALWRQAERVLAPTLLVYGGRDQLVGFRMAQKAARAFRDSRLLTLPEAGHVAMMEYPDTVSRAFRELLAYAEGSDGGGGSVGAPGGGVPVDAGASDSAAETASAGS from the coding sequence ATGTCTTCGACCGAGTTGCCGTCCGTACCGGCCGCCAATGTGCTCCCGAAGGTGACGCCCGTCAGGGTGGCGGAAGGCGAGCGGCTCAGGTCGGTGGGGCTGCCGGGGATCACGCTGTCGGTCCGTTCGAGACCGCCCGCGCGCGAGGGTCTGCCGCCCGCGCTCTACGTCCACGGCCTCGGCGGTTCCTCGCAGAACTGGTCGGCGCTGATGCTGGAGCTCGAGGGCGTTCTCGACGGTGAGGCCGTCGACCTGCCCGGTTTCGGGGACTCGCCGCCACCGGACGACGGCGACTACTCGATCACCGCACACGCACGTGCGGTGATTCGTTTTCTGGACGCTTCCGGCCGCGGCCCGGTGCATCTCTTCGGCAACTCCCTCGGCGGCGCGGTCTCCACGCGCGTGGCCGCGGTCCGCCCCGACCTCGTGCGGACGCTGACGCTCGTCTCGCCGGCGCTCCCCGAGATCCGTGTGCAGCGCAGCGCGGTGCCCACCGCGCTCCTCGCGGTGCCGGGCGTGGCCGCGCTGTTCACCCGGCTCAGCCGCGACTGGACGGCCGAGCAGCGCGTCCGCGGCGTCACGGCGCTCTGCTACGGCGATCCCACGCGGGTCTCACCGGAGGGGTTCCGGCACGCCGTCGAGGAGATGGAGCGACGGCAGCAACTCCCGTACTTCTGGGACGCGATGACACGCTCCGCGCGCGGACTGGTCAACGCGTACACGCTCGGCGGCCAGCACGCACTGTGGCGCCAGGCCGAGCGGGTCCTCGCGCCGACCCTGCTCGTCTACGGCGGCCGCGACCAGCTCGTCGGCTTTCGCATGGCCCAGAAGGCGGCCCGGGCCTTCCGTGACTCCCGGCTGCTGACCCTGCCGGAGGCGGGGCATGTGGCGATGATGGAGTATCCGGACACGGTGTCCCGGGCGTTCCGGGAGCTCCTGGCGTACGCGGAGGGCTCCGACGGCGGGGGCGGGTCCGTGGGCGCGCCGGGTGGTGGGGTGCCTGTGGATGCCGGTGCGTCCGACAGTGCGGCCGAGACCGCGAGCGCGGGGAGCTGA
- a CDS encoding DUF3152 domain-containing protein, with protein MGRHSRRRGPAPKSDAADTTARQEGREAEAAPPRQGVRAPGGPPVYGDPVYREAPQGARRFPDGAPAQGAPRSADGTPARGVPRFGGGTPARGIPRSADGTPARGVPRLADGTPAQGVPRLPDGTPSRGMPRLPDGTPAHGTPRFPEGTPAHGTPRVRGGHPEQREAGGAWGELGAHGMAGAPGVAIPRQRQAPPGGPRQSGAGSPRQEYLDAFGDQDVFAPRSPRGPADPYASVTDWRTVPQPRTDVDDVDDEPPTGEPTRQKGGKGRAFTGIAAAAVTTVLAIVVAGQVADGRDDDGVRSQSAADQARDGRDSASRSDGRPAPSSSAGVATLTYEQKMDKRYALGAKLDGSGKFDAVQGIDKAPGKGQKFTYRVDVEQGLGLDGELFAEAVQKTLNDDRSWAHNGARTFERVYSGKPDFVITLASPGTTAEWCAKSGLDTTVDNVSCDSASTERVMINAFRWAQGSPTYGDQIHAYRQMLINHEVGHRLGYHHVTCDKNGELAPVMQQQTKFLNHDGITCKANPWAYPGS; from the coding sequence GTGGGACGACACAGTCGCCGCCGCGGGCCCGCTCCCAAGAGCGACGCCGCGGACACAACCGCAAGACAAGAGGGCCGGGAGGCCGAGGCTGCTCCGCCGCGGCAGGGCGTGCGGGCGCCGGGCGGGCCCCCGGTGTACGGGGATCCGGTCTACCGGGAGGCCCCCCAGGGGGCTCGGCGGTTCCCGGACGGGGCGCCCGCGCAGGGGGCACCGAGGTCCGCCGACGGGACTCCGGCGCGGGGGGTGCCGCGGTTCGGGGGCGGGACGCCCGCGCGGGGGATTCCGCGCTCGGCTGACGGGACACCGGCTCGTGGTGTGCCGAGGCTCGCCGACGGTACGCCCGCGCAGGGTGTGCCGCGTCTTCCGGACGGCACTCCTTCGCGTGGCATGCCCCGACTCCCCGACGGCACCCCTGCCCACGGCACGCCCAGGTTTCCTGAGGGCACCCCCGCGCACGGCACCCCCCGGGTCCGTGGCGGTCACCCCGAGCAGCGTGAAGCAGGCGGTGCATGGGGTGAGTTGGGGGCGCACGGCATGGCCGGCGCGCCCGGTGTCGCGATACCGCGGCAGCGGCAGGCGCCTCCCGGAGGACCCCGGCAGTCAGGGGCGGGAAGTCCTCGGCAGGAGTATCTCGACGCCTTCGGGGACCAGGACGTCTTCGCGCCGCGCTCTCCTCGGGGACCGGCCGACCCGTACGCCTCCGTCACCGACTGGCGGACCGTGCCGCAGCCCCGTACCGATGTCGACGACGTCGACGACGAGCCGCCGACCGGTGAGCCCACGCGGCAGAAGGGCGGCAAGGGGCGGGCCTTCACCGGCATCGCGGCGGCCGCCGTCACCACCGTGCTGGCCATCGTCGTCGCGGGTCAGGTCGCCGACGGGCGGGACGACGACGGCGTACGGTCGCAGTCGGCCGCCGATCAGGCGCGGGACGGCCGGGATTCGGCCTCGCGCTCGGACGGGCGGCCGGCGCCGTCCTCGTCGGCGGGCGTGGCGACGCTGACGTACGAGCAGAAGATGGACAAGAGGTACGCGCTCGGCGCGAAGCTCGACGGGTCGGGGAAGTTCGACGCGGTCCAGGGCATCGACAAGGCGCCCGGTAAGGGCCAGAAGTTCACCTACCGGGTGGATGTCGAGCAGGGGCTCGGGCTGGACGGCGAACTGTTCGCCGAGGCCGTGCAGAAGACGCTCAACGACGACCGGAGCTGGGCGCACAACGGGGCCCGCACCTTCGAGCGCGTCTACTCCGGGAAGCCCGACTTCGTGATCACGCTCGCCAGTCCGGGGACGACCGCGGAGTGGTGTGCGAAGTCCGGTCTGGACACGACCGTGGACAACGTGTCCTGTGATTCGGCCTCCACCGAGCGCGTGATGATCAATGCCTTCCGGTGGGCTCAGGGGTCCCCGACCTACGGTGATCAAATTCACGCCTACCGGCAGATGCTGATCAATCACGAGGTCGGCCACCGGCTCGGCTACCACCACGTGACCTGCGACAAGAACGGCGAACTCGCCCCGGTCATGCAGCAGCAGACCAAGTTCCTGAACCACGACGGGATCACGTGCAAGGCCAACCCCTGGGCCTACCCCGGGAGTTGA
- a CDS encoding Ms4533A family Cys-rich leader peptide, whose protein sequence is MSPRHASVRAAIELALIGVTALCVADIHCR, encoded by the coding sequence ATGTCGCCCCGTCACGCCTCCGTTCGCGCCGCCATCGAGCTGGCGCTCATCGGCGTGACCGCACTGTGCGTGGCCGATATTCACTGTCGCTGA